One window of the Bacteroidales bacterium genome contains the following:
- a CDS encoding SDR family oxidoreductase, translating into MNIFITGATDGIGKQTALELALLGHTVFIHGRNPSRLSETKDWILSQAPNAIIESFKADFASLQEVKQMAQTFLSKNKPLEVLINNAGVFEKKLTYSAEGFERTFAINHLAHFYLTYLFLPHLKSQASARIINVASMAQATSINFKALNAENGYNPYEAYELSKLCNILFTFKLARKLKDSSITVNTLHPGVIGTKVLYAGWGMSGSSWHSGAATSIYLATSPEGSENTGHYYIDKQKSQAAKAAYILKNQDTLWKKSLEMCNSTVK; encoded by the coding sequence ATGAACATTTTTATTACCGGAGCTACTGACGGCATTGGCAAACAAACAGCATTAGAACTTGCTTTGTTAGGACATACTGTTTTTATTCATGGCAGAAATCCCTCTCGACTTTCCGAAACAAAAGACTGGATATTATCTCAAGCTCCAAATGCAATAATAGAAAGTTTTAAAGCTGATTTTGCTTCATTACAAGAAGTAAAACAAATGGCTCAAACCTTTCTTTCCAAGAATAAACCTTTAGAAGTATTAATTAATAATGCGGGAGTATTTGAAAAAAAACTTACTTATTCTGCCGAAGGTTTTGAGCGAACATTTGCTATAAATCATCTTGCCCATTTTTATTTAACCTATTTATTTCTACCTCATTTAAAATCTCAAGCTTCAGCTAGAATCATAAATGTAGCCAGCATGGCACAAGCTACAAGCATTAATTTCAAAGCTTTAAATGCCGAAAACGGTTATAATCCATACGAGGCTTATGAACTATCAAAGCTCTGTAATATTCTTTTCACTTTTAAGTTAGCACGAAAATTAAAAGACAGTTCCATAACCGTAAACACTCTTCATCCAGGAGTAATAGGCACAAAAGTATTATATGCCGGATGGGGAATGAGTGGTAGTAGCTGGCATTCTGGAGCAGCCACTTCAATTTATTTGGCAACATCGCCCGAAGGGAGTGAAAATACGGGACATTATTATATTGATAAACAAAAATCGCAGGCCGCAAAGGCGGCATATATTCTAAAAAACCAAGATACTCTTTGGAAAAAAAGTTTAGAAATGTGTAATTCAACAGTTAAGTAA
- a CDS encoding NAD kinase, whose product MRVGIFGKSLNDSSYSFLNELIKVLKEADFNTLFYTPFAEEVKSRIDLSSYQTFTGPYNSPEKLDYIISLGGDGNMLNTVAMVHDSGIPILGINMGRLGFLSSVNREQIKEAITALKNKSFKIDTRSLLKLKSHAKLFNNKNFALNEITVYKQQPNSMVSIHVYIDDDYLNSYWADGLIIATPTGSTAYSMSTGGPIIYPDANNFIITPIAPHNLSVRPLVIPDDKTVRLKINGRDDSYFVSLDARTQSFQSDEELIIEKEDFKIQLIRLPDENFFSTIRAKLLWGIDKRN is encoded by the coding sequence ATGAGGGTTGGTATTTTCGGTAAATCACTTAACGATTCGTCTTATTCGTTCTTAAATGAATTGATTAAAGTTCTCAAAGAAGCCGATTTCAATACTTTATTTTATACTCCATTTGCAGAAGAAGTCAAAAGCAGAATTGATTTAAGCAGCTACCAAACCTTTACCGGACCTTATAATTCTCCTGAAAAATTAGACTATATTATTTCTTTGGGCGGGGATGGGAACATGCTAAACACAGTTGCAATGGTTCACGACTCAGGAATTCCGATACTAGGAATTAATATGGGAAGATTAGGTTTTTTATCTAGCGTTAACCGCGAACAAATTAAAGAAGCTATTACTGCACTAAAAAATAAAAGTTTTAAAATTGATACTAGAAGTTTATTAAAACTCAAATCTCATGCTAAGCTTTTTAACAATAAAAATTTTGCTTTAAATGAAATTACGGTATATAAACAACAACCCAATTCTATGGTCTCCATTCATGTTTATATTGATGACGACTATTTGAATTCATATTGGGCTGATGGTCTTATTATAGCCACTCCAACAGGATCGACAGCTTATTCTATGAGTACAGGAGGCCCTATAATCTATCCTGATGCAAATAATTTTATTATTACTCCCATTGCACCTCACAATTTATCTGTACGTCCACTCGTTATCCCTGATGATAAAACGGTGAGATTAAAAATTAACGGCAGAGACGATAGCTATTTTGTAAGTTTAGATGCTAGAACACAGAGTTTTCAATCTGATGAAGAACTAATCATCGAAAAAGAAGATTTTAAAATTCAGCTAATTCGTTTGCCCGACGAAAATTTTTTCTCCACTATTCGTGCTAAATTATTATGGGGAATTGATAAAAGGAATTAA
- a CDS encoding ROK family transcriptional regulator, which translates to MLNLLPQTDFRNKVSNTDLKKTRQQSFIIEYLYKNGHSSNPELAKLLNVSSPTINKLLSELVNLGIVQELGHGVSIGGRRPNLYGINPNVKYIISIDIDCRMIKMGVFNLQNEAVSDIITYFDNVKNKKQVFEEIFKRLDDLLVRLDFKTSQYLGIGISLPGLIEAKTGETYSDLLIDGLSLEEAFNKRYKLPVFTENDSRIMAIGEQAFGAARNKENVLCINICDGIGMGMIVNGKIYEGKSGFAGELGHINVVEDGLLCTCGKKGCLETVASGTALIQYAQNGISSGKQSLIAEMVNNNIDEIHVSTIIEALENGDAFAIELISQAGTYLGKGIAGLIHIFNPETIIIGGKVASAKHFLLDPIQQSLNKYTIHRIKQDTEIIVSSLEGKVKLLGAVAMVMNKLFEKERELFT; encoded by the coding sequence ATGCTCAATTTACTCCCGCAAACAGATTTTAGAAATAAGGTTTCTAATACCGACTTAAAAAAAACCCGACAACAAAGTTTTATTATAGAGTATTTGTATAAAAATGGACACTCATCTAATCCTGAGTTAGCCAAATTATTAAATGTGAGTTCTCCTACTATTAATAAGTTGTTATCGGAACTGGTAAATCTTGGTATTGTTCAAGAGTTAGGACATGGTGTTTCCATTGGAGGACGTCGTCCGAATTTATATGGAATAAACCCTAATGTTAAATATATTATCAGTATCGATATTGATTGTAGAATGATTAAGATGGGGGTTTTTAATTTACAAAACGAAGCGGTATCGGATATTATCACATATTTTGATAATGTAAAAAATAAAAAACAGGTTTTTGAAGAAATTTTTAAAAGATTAGATGACTTACTGGTCAGGCTTGATTTTAAAACAAGTCAATATCTTGGAATTGGAATTTCGCTTCCGGGATTAATTGAAGCAAAGACAGGGGAAACGTATAGTGATTTACTCATTGATGGTTTGAGCTTGGAAGAGGCGTTTAATAAACGTTATAAACTTCCGGTATTTACTGAAAATGATTCGCGTATTATGGCTATAGGAGAGCAGGCTTTTGGGGCTGCACGTAACAAAGAAAATGTTCTTTGTATAAATATTTGCGATGGCATTGGTATGGGAATGATTGTGAATGGGAAAATTTATGAAGGTAAGAGTGGCTTTGCCGGTGAGTTGGGTCATATTAATGTTGTAGAAGACGGTTTATTATGTACTTGCGGAAAAAAAGGTTGCTTAGAAACGGTGGCTTCCGGTACAGCTTTAATTCAATATGCACAAAATGGGATTTCCAGCGGAAAACAAAGTCTTATTGCCGAAATGGTAAATAATAATATAGATGAGATTCATGTATCAACTATTATAGAAGCTCTTGAAAATGGAGATGCATTTGCCATAGAGCTTATTAGTCAGGCAGGTACTTATTTGGGTAAAGGAATTGCCGGTTTAATTCATATTTTTAATCCGGAAACTATTATTATTGGGGGAAAAGTAGCTAGCGCAAAACATTTTTTGCTCGATCCTATACAGCAAAGTTTAAATAAATATACTATTCATAGAATAAAACAGGATACCGAAATAATTGTTTCTTCTTTAGAAGGTAAAGTTAAACTTTTAGGTGCCGTTGCTATGGTTATGAATAAATTGTTTGAGAAAGAAAGAGAACTTTTTACTTAA